The following are encoded together in the Plasmodium vinckei vinckei genome assembly, chromosome: PVVCY_12 genome:
- a CDS encoding ribosomal protein L43, mitochondrial, putative, protein MCSNGVYQLKKILLRYSETGHSSRNVRFFLRFILPDYKEENKHLNFEIHHEQYEEPLATFEYINNSRYEISLKDIKSKHIVDIINLYKDSAGNTDFLKHGGPKVYSNRRSIQGLWCPSIYSELNAISYLKKKKKNNIKLPKYTRESLNLNHDVIKGNGRWGNENLFPKGFDQKYLKNIFCFPFEDSLPKKREGEYTADTKEPHINSFYKFYKA, encoded by the exons ATGTGCTCAAATGGTGTGtatcaattaaaaaaaattttactaAGATATAGTGAAACAGGTCATAGTAGCAGAAATGTaagattttttttgagatttattttaccagattataaagaagaaaataaacatttaaattttgaaattcATCATGAACAATATGAAGAGCCACTAGCTacatttgaatatataaataatagtagATATGAAATATCCTTAAAAGATATTAAATCGAAGCACATTGTTGATATTATTAACTTATATAAAGACAGTGCTGGGAATACCgactttttaaaacatgGAGGCCCAAAGGTTTATTCAAATAGACGATCTATTCAA GGTTTGTGGTGTCCCAGCATATATAGCGAGCTAAATGCCATTTcatacttaaaaaaaaagaaaaaaaataatattaaattgcCAAAATATACAAGAGAAAGcttaaatttaaatcatGATGTTATAAAAGGAAATGGAAGGTGGGGgaatgaaaatttatttcctAAAGGGTTTGATcagaaatatttaaaaaatattttttgttttccaTTTGAGGATAGTTTACCAAAAAAAAGGGAAGGAGAATACACTGCTGATACAAAGGAACCACATATTAATTCcttttacaaattttataaagcTTAA
- a CDS encoding kinesin-4, putative encodes MSEYLGDKDINGNYEKNRQTNKKGDQSIFDIESDKHDHLNSNGFLKGVNQIMENNPLLVNNNKIGIPNNEDIMQNKKRESENLHTFLSTEKDFESMFDNYSSSNDETTEVNKINRYKNDNENCDISDNNEEILSDENNRDGEEETTFDKNNCQVVVRIRPKKKEDKLCDDLAKNVNCNDVKNVKYNNNCICINNQKFLFDKVFKEEAQQEDVYSYLSDKFLDNLFDGYNCTIFAYGQTGSGKTYTMGFDYINKVTENVGILPRFLNDIFNMIEKKQKTNNIIFDTSCTYIEIYNEEIIDLIDFSEEDYDDKIGNKCNVPTINTVTNNKDLKINNKKKKKKREINKNISIREDINKKEIILMGVKTAKVSNVEDSFAILHKGNLLRTTERTFMNDKSSRSHAIFTINLIQRKNVIVENVPTNEVNTGTDIENAKNIKKGNQKINNDINDPTNAPLNERVMITSEPNSANKIEESEKKEEIICSKLHFVDLAGSERAKRTETKGNRLKEAININYGLLSLSNVIYGLSSKKKVQHIPYRNSKLTRILQDSLGGNSKTVMIACISVEPSDFYETFSTVKYAARTKQIKNNPIINYDMNNLIINDLRKQLFNLNLELKKYKVECKDKYNFNDDKKLKELSDQNCKLLKKIKNLNIKRKKLICLIFYYISLIRKNDNHQEDSTTCFVKDVECCTSPKSANKEENKNDKPYNLNSIENSKKEDINVIPHKNNQTELECVNGLTIKRDISSTNDGIEKNEKEEVPIKLDKICGMCKKINIIENEETNDFDFSFLENKHLFLNLEKDKKCVEDIFRQYELNKFNEKKLNDLNKKYINIFEKNKGYEKKINELNKIIKKMKKGSKVKLNEKYNKTRVGKSGKDPEGKNYYNFLFSKKNNDKKKVAKKKIKKSYNNTRHNIGEETIKSASSLNKLKSVYNLFLRSKIRKGYYSDIELEREVKNKIQRKKLEKEKRECYTDTDISSSTKKNTTFVEYIMNYLNRNKNEKDLCFQVLREYKKRTKMISKMNNQNGKDGETLENMEGNKNSLEENDQDFVFSDLFFSRNNIYEDLFDPSEKLKNFEKKSGINFNNENYHYYDKKESQNNEDQISDNFDSKFSKVLIEESLQQFKNCQTRLKKEQFSSSENDEESKDESCGSMYSSSSGDSNVSPNFLKNKLNKLQKIIKQDICKIKQVNKEKKEYNTKNEILTNSIVDLKKKLQYLQINSNNNNKNCKNIESMKQNLTKITKEKEKIQKKLNENEQQIKHLKVDIMKMKNNFLKTSTLLKEEQKKHNNIIQKKENLITKLHEREEIYINKLKKKEEISKQAYSKLLKRNKELIEQLKQLKKKQNVHDKVEKNVNLIRNGMNNKYKTKLKKNEQAIEEKTDNLIDQPNLVREINVDNISSITIDEKVENKINMNINMEYDTESDINNLDRSGEWEISTIDSILSDCVNSPCKNSDVSVLIKKRNSSLAQSINKIKDEEYVFENILKNDIKKNKFLKDFLKKKNIKKKISPIRTKLEKEKFMNKNVSKILEALYVKRQNEGEDNEKNEIVDGQNEEGINLILDKGERNKDTEKLLTNKFYEEKIDEDVLYYEEKLKESNENIKNLKRNLIKKKEEVMLQKVVKHLLKKLYYNYKKRKENEKKVNSLKKFIYSENLFISKIYNNFVFTNDLLLNNSTMPPHDQLLKKNNYFSQFYSKKLPNIENIKYDNNFKNQKSCEILNQGKNILNSSFCEGTENITNFNPNNTAYLYKTNNLDTEFLENPISKYKRRNTYSLYKEIGENSEQNNNEINLKKRSNKSRLMENIYLGHCSKKRMILSSLTNPNIPNENNKKYSNNSHDADKLNMEENSNRFVDPNSDCIAYENDDNAQVELSDKGIANLINKQIDSKQSGNFINYCENNMEGRQKLVEKNNYPGLKVLFDMPLNSYIKRKSIDNCYILYSGRNEEKDETYNEIVNSLGTQNLPQLISSNNKKEDATYCEAVNKESISFIENAEKVHNQDSNNVTDHTNSHINNEHTNQSGDINKGETIKIKKSINKICTMVPKKCKNNGNDKNICKEMEKKSDNNLIKENVTKDGTEAINTKLTNNNDKVKNSLTIDGKDKKTKSRSINLKTKIRKIETNNSMPPKVQTIDEEKKRASNNKREKNNKNLIINSGRNNLSNLAKGIGQSIDKNKGNEMNNGNCTDVEVERNNSFNCEIDKEYLKQMEKIHEETINTFKNKIKGITIKVDTLRDINNAEGKFIGNNISLHNRGNNISYDNYNYYENLNTCGESYNNLTSEKSYKNVCIKNCHKYGVTGLCVKETNNRTLQFLSSSLNSIKLWDNKKEIWNYEHVNIKNEKSTFINSLIISFQNNCFFAGINSYVHLFDIRTSPKFLQKYYYSDKNDGSLLISLLNDRSNYIPLILHHGNYNSSAHDPMLMSNQNGLIDEFGVLSSSFPTEGSQKESENENIQNNQTNNLNENDGQHNNGENCENGNIEDQNSKDKLKIIKEVDNFQSEYCICACGNENFIKVFDIRKNGDNMWLAKIPVTNKIEYITHIPMKKNTKNNLKNTNILKNIIIASRDKTVKIWKKGWVSFYPPSYDWCTSLSYFPLTDLIQNQNPSYNINENFDENKNIFSNYDSLVVSGSRDSHLRFWLYSTDGTSNEFNRFMKIIKNAHKVDITCVSKYQGNNFITTDRDGFIQMWDCNILFKETDKFLVGMDLHNTYMNLMVNKIGKMFRHSPSPINKIAYHENTFLTASNDGSIKIFYEK; translated from the exons atgagcGAATATTTAGGGgataaagatataaatggaaattatgaaaaaaataggcAAACAAACAAAAAGGGAGATCAAAGCATTTTTGATATTGAATCTGATAAGCATGACCATTTAAATTCCAATGGCTTCTTAAAAGGGGTAAATCAAATTATGGAAAATAATCCATTATTagttaataataataaaattgggATACCCAATAATGAGGACATAATGCAAAATAAGAAACGGGAGTCTGAAAATTTGCacacatttttatctaCTGAAAAAGATTTTGAATCAATGTTTGATAATTACTCAAGTTCAAATGATGAAACAACTgaagtaaataaaataaatcgatataaaaatgataatgaaaattgtGATATAAGTGATAATAATGAGGAAATATTAAGTGACGAAAATAATCGAGACGGTGAAGAAGAAACTacatttgataaaaataattgtcAAGTTGTTGTAAGAATTCGTccaaagaaaaaagaagataaaTTATGTGATGATCTagcaaaaaatgtaaattgtaatgatgtaaaaaatgtaaaatataataataattgtatatgtataaataatcaaaaatttttatttgataaagTATTTAAAGAAGAAGCTCAACAAGAAGATGTGTATTCTTATTTGTCTGATAAATTTTTAGACAATTTATTTGATGGCTACAATTGTACAATATTTGCTTATGGGCAAACTGGGTCAGGTAAAACATATACTATGGGAtttgattatataaataaagtaaCAGAAAATGTTGGTATTCTTCCAagatttttaaatgatatatttaatatgattgaaaaaaaacaaaaaacaaataatataatatttgatacatcatgcacatatattgaaatatataatgaagaaataataGACCTCATCGATTTTAGTGAAGAAGATTATGATGATAAAATTGGAAATAAATGTAATGTGCCAACTATTAATACTGTTACTAATAATAaggatttaaaaataaataataaaaaaaaaaaaaaaaaaagagaaataaataaaaatatatcaataagggaagatataaataaaaaggaaataattttaatggGGGTTAAAACTGCTAAAGTTTCAAATGTAGAGGATTCTTTTGCAATTTTACATAAAGGTAATTTATTAAGAACAACAGAAAGGACATTTATGAATGACAAATCAAGTCGATCACACgctatttttacaattaaCTTAAttcaaagaaaaaatgtaatagtGGAAAATGTCCCAACAAATGAAGTAAATACCGGTACAGATATagaaaatgcaaaaaatataaaaaaaggaaatcaaaaaatcaataatgatataaacgATCCTACTAATGCACCTTTGAATGAACGAGTAATGATTACATCCGAACCAAATAGTGCTAATAAAATAGAGGagagtgaaaaaaaagaagaaattaTTTGCTCGAAACTCCATTTTGTTGATTTGGCAGGAAGTGAAAGAGCAAAAAGAACTGAAACAAAAGGAAACAGATTAAAAGAagcaataaatattaattatggTTTGTTGTCATTAAGTAATGTTATATATGGTTTGtctagtaaaaaaaaagtacaaCATATTCCATATAGAAATTCTAAACTAACAAGAATATTACAAGACTCATTAGGAGGGAATAGTAAAACTGTTATGATTGCATGTATAAGTGTTGAACCTTCTGATTTTTATGAAACCTTTAGTACAGTTAAATATGCTGCAAgaacaaaacaaataaaaaataatccaATAATAAACTATgatatgaataatttaataattaatgatttaagaaaacaattatttaatttaaatttagaattaaaaaaatataaagttgAATGTAAAgacaaatataattttaatgatgataaaaaattaaaagaattatctgatcaaaattgtaaacttttaaaaaaaattaaaaatctaaatattaaaagaaaaaaattaatatgcttaatattttattatatatccttaataagaaaaaatgataatcaCCAGGAAGACTCTACCACTTGCTTTGTTAAAGATGTAGAATGTTGTACTTCCCCTAAATCAGCTAACAAAGAAGAGaacaaaaatgataaaccctataatttaaattcgATTGAAAACAGTAAAAAGGAAGACATCAATGTAATAcctcataaaaataaccaAACGGAGCTCGAATGTGTAAATGGTTTGACAATAAAGAGAGACATAAGTAGTACTAATGATggtattgaaaaaaatgagaagGAAGAGGTACCAATAAAATTAGATAAAATTTGTGGAATGTGTAAAAAGATAAACATAATCGAAAATGAAGAGACTAACGATTTCGATTTTAGTTTTTTGgaaaataaacatttatttttgaatttagaaaaagataaaaaatgtgtagaAGATATTTTTAGACAATATGagttaaataaatttaatgaaaaaaaattaaatgatctaaataaaaaatatattaatatatttgaaaaaaataaaggatatgaaaaaaaaattaatgaattaaataaaattattaaaaaaatgaaaaaaggtTCAAAAgttaaattaaatgaaaaatataataaaacaagaGTAGGGAAATCAGGCAAAGATCCTGAGggtaaaaattattacaattttttattttccaaaaagaataatgataaaaaaaaagtggcaaaaaaaaaaataaaaaaaagttacaaTAATACCAGACATAACATTGGTGAGGAAACAATAAAATCAGCTAGCTCTTTGAACAAACTTAAAAGTGTatacaatttatttttgcgTAGTAAAATCCGGAAGGGCTATTATAGTGATATTGAATTAGAAAGggaagtaaaaaataaaattcaacgaaaaaaattggaaaaagaaaaaagggAATGCTACACAGACACAGATATTAGTAGTAGTACCAAAAAGAACACAACTTTTGtagaatatataatgaattatttaaatagaaataaaaatgaaaaagatttGTGCTTTCAAGTTTTAAgggaatataaaaaaagaacaaaaatgatatcaaaaatgaataatcaAAATGGTAAGGATGGGGAAACATTGGAAAATATggaaggaaataaaaatagtttagaagaaaatgatcAAGATTTTGTCTTTTcagatttatttttttcacgtaataatatttatgagGATTTATTTGATCCATCagagaaattaaaaaattttgaaaaaaaaagtggaattaattttaataatgaaaattatcattattatgaCAAAAAGGAATCccaaaataatgaagatcAAATTTCTGATAATTTCGattcaaaattttcaaagGTTCTCATAGAAGAATCATTAcaacaatttaaaaattgtcaaacaagattaaaaaaagaacaatTTAGTAGCagtgaaaatgatgaagaaaGTAAGGATGAGTCTTGTGGAAGTATGTACTCGAGCAGTAGTGGTGATAGTAATGTATCTCCAAATTTTTTGAagaacaaattaaataaattgcaaaaaataataaaacaagaTATTTGCAAAATCAAACAAgttaataaagaaaagaagGAATACAACACCAAAAATGAAATCCTAACTAATAGCATTgttgatttaaaaaaaaaattacaatatttacaaataaatagtaataataataataaaaattgtaaaaatatagaatcaATGAAGCaaaatttaacaaaaataacaaaagaaaaagaaaagatacaaaaaaaattaaatgaaaatgaacagcaaataaaacatttaaaaGTTGATAtcatgaaaatgaaaaataactttttaaaaacaagTACACTTTTAAAAGAAgagcaaaaaaaacataataatattatacaaaaaaaagaaaatttaataacaaaattacATGAAAGAGaagaaatttatattaataaactaaaaaagaaagaagaGATAAGTAAACAAGCATATTCTAAATTGCTTAAACGTAATAAAGAATTGATTGAGCAATTAAAacaattgaaaaaaaagcaaaatgTTCATGAtaaagttgaaaaaaatgttaatctCATTCGAAATGgtatgaataataaatataaaacaaaattaaaaaaaaatgagcaAGCTATTGAAGAAAAGACAGACAATTTAATAGATCAACCAAATTTAGTTAGAGAAATAAATgttgataatatttcttcAATTACGATAGATGAAAAAGtagaaaacaaaataaatatgaatatcaATATGGAATATGATACTGAAagtgatataaataatttagatCGTAGTGGAGAATGGGAAATTTCAACCATCGATAGTATCTTGTCTGATTGTGTAAATTCACCATGTAAAAATTCGGATGTTTCAgtattgataaaaaagagaaacAGCAGTTTAGCCCAATCAATAAATAAGATCAAAGATGAAGAATATGTGTTtgagaatattttaaaaaatgatattaaaaaaaataaatttttaaaagattttttaaaaaaaaaaaatataaaaaaaaaaatatcacctataagaacaaaattagaaaaagaaaaatttatgaataaaaatgtgtcTAAAATATTGGAAGCATTATATGTGAAAAGACAAAATGAGGGGGAAGATAATGAGAAGAATGAAATAGTAGATGGGCAAAATGAGGAAGGGATAAATTTGATACTAGACAAAGGGGAAAGAAATAAAGATACCGAAAAATTGTTaacaaacaaattttatgaagaaaaaattgatgaagatgttttatattatgaagagaaattaaaagaatccaatgaaaatataaaaaatttaaaaagaaatttgatcaaaaaaaaagaagaagtGATGTTACAAAAAGTTGTAaaacatttattaaaaaaattatattataattataaaaaacggaaagaaaatgaaaaaaaagtaaattctttaaaaaagtttatttattcagaaaatttatttatatcaaaaatttataataattttgtttttacaaatgatttattattgaATAATTCTACTATGCCACCACATGATcaacttttaaaaaaaaataattatttttcccaattttattcaaaaaaattacctaacatagaaaatataaaatatgataataattttaaaaatcaaaaaagtTGTGAAATTCTTAATCagggaaaaaatattctcaATTCCAGTTTTTGTGAAGGTACggaaaatattacaaattttaatcCAAACAATactgcatatttatataagacaaataatttagataCTGAATTTTTAGAGAATCCAAtctcaaaatataaaagaaggAATACTTATagtttatataaagaaataggTGAAAATTctgaacaaaataataatgaaataaatttaaaaaaaagaagtaaTAAATCAAGATtaatggaaaatatttacttaGGCCATTGTAGcaaaaaaagaatgatTTTATCTAGTCTTACCAATCCTAACATaccaaatgaaaataataaaaaatattcaaacaATTCACATGATGctgataaattaaatatggaAGAAAATAGCAATCGTTTTGTAGATCCCAATTCGGATTGTATTGcatatgaaaatgatgataatgCACAAGTTGAATTATCTGACAAAGGAATTGCTAATCtgataaataaacaaatagaCTCAAAGCAATCTggaaattttataaattattgtgaaaataatatggaaGGTAGACAAAAATtggtagaaaaaaataattatccAGGATTAAAGGTCTTATTTGATATGCCCCTAAATTCTTATATTAAACGTAAATCAATAGACAATtgctatatattatattctggtagaaatgaagaaaaagatGAAACTTATAACGAAATAGTGAATAGTTTAGGGACACAAAATTTACCTCAGCTTATATCTtcaaacaataaaaaagaagatgCTACCTATTGTGAGGCTGTAAATAAAGAATCCATCAGTTTTATCGAAAATGCTGAAAAAGTGCACAATCAAGATAGTAATAATGTGACGGATCATACAAATAgccatataaataatgagcACACCAATCAAAGTGGTGATATAAACAAAGGAGAAACaatcaaaattaaaaaaagcatAAACAAGATTTGCACAATGGTTcccaaaaaatgtaaaaataatgggaatgacaaaaatatatgtaaagaaatggagaaaaaaagtgacaacaatttaataaaagagAATGTTACAAAAGATGGTACCGAAGCAATAAATACTAAACttactaataataatgataaagtaaaaaatagtttgaCAATTGATGGAAaggataaaaaaacaaaaagcCGATCAATAAacttaaaaacaaaaataagaaaaatcgAAACAAATAATTCTATGCCACCTAAAGTGCAAACTATAGATGAAGAGAAAAAACGAGCAAGTAATAATAAGcgtgaaaaaaataacaaaaatttaattataaatagtggaagaaataatttatctaACTTAGCAAAAGGTATTGGACAATCgatagataaaaataaaggaaaTGAAATGAACAATGGAAATTGTACTGATGTTGAAGTAGAACgaaataattcatttaattGTGAAATAGATAaggaatatttaaaacaaatggaaaaaattcACGAAGAAACTATTaatacatttaaaaataaaataaaaggtaTAACTATTAAAGTTGATACATTAAGAGATATTAATAATGCAGAAGGAAAATTTAttggaaataatattagCTTACATAATCGAGggaataatatttcttatGACAATTATAActattatgaaaatttaaatacttGTGGAGAAAGCTACAACAATTTAACATCAGAAAAAAGCTACAAAAATGTGTGCATAAAAAACTGCCATAAATATGGAGTAACTGGTTTATGTGTAAAGGAAACAAACAATAGAacattacaatttttaagtAGCTCATTAAATAGTATTAAATTATgggataataaaaaagaaatatggaattatgaacatgtaaatataaaaaatgaaaaaagtacatttataaatagcttaattatatcttttcaaaataattgtttttttgcTGGCATTAATAGTTATGtacatttatttgatattaGAACAAGTCcaaaatttttacaaaaatattattatagtgataaaaatgatggtAGTTTATTAATTTCTCTTTTAAATGATAGATCTAATTATATTCCTCTTATATTGCACCATGGAAATTATAACAGTTCAGCACACGACCCAATGTTGATGAGCAACCAAAATGGACTAATCGATGAGTTTGGTGTTTTGTCTTCTTCTTTTCCCACGGAAGGCTCACAAAAGGAAagtgaaaatgaaaacattcaaaataatcaaactaataatttaaatgaaaacgATGGGCAGCATAATAATGGAGAAAATTgtgaaaatggaaatattgAAGATCAAAACTCAAAAGATaaactaaaaataataaaagaggTTGATAATTTTCAATCTGAATATTGTATATGTGCATGtggaaatgaaaattttataaaagtttTTGATATACGAAAAAATGGTGATAATATGTGGCTAGCTAAAATACCGGTGACAAATAAAATCGAATATATAACACATATAcccatgaaaaaaaatacaaaaaataatttaaaaaatacaaatatattaaaaaatattataatagcAAGTCGAGATAAAActgtaaaaatatggaaaaaggGATGGGTATCTTTTTATCCACCATCTTATGATTGGTGTACATCACTTTCCTATTTTCCTCTTACGGATTTGATACAAAATCAAAATCcttcatataatattaacgaaaattttgatgaaaataaaaatattttttcaaattatgATTCATTAGTTGTATCTGGAAGTAGGGATTCTCATCTTCGGTTTTGGCTTTATTCAACCGATGGAACATCAAATGAATTTAATagatttatgaaaataattaagaATGCCCATAAAGTTGATATAACATGTGTATCGAAATATCAAGGAAATAACTTTATTACAACAGACAG AGACGGATTTATTCAAATGTGGGActgtaatattttatttaaggAAACAGACAAATTTCTAGTGGGTATGGACCTacataatacatatatgaaCCTTATggttaataaaattggaaAAATGTTCAG acaTTCCCCAAGTCCTATCAATAAAATTGCCTATCATGAAAATACCTTTTTAACAGCATCGAATGATGGatcaattaaaattttttatgagaAATAA